From one Acidobacteriota bacterium genomic stretch:
- a CDS encoding bifunctional riboflavin kinase/FAD synthetase: protein MEVLRDPLGNDDPPRGGVLSIGNFDGVHLGHQTILSYVAERAQALGAPAMAMTFDPHPVKLLRPADAPRLLTTLEQRLALIARTGIETCLLLPFTHRVARMTAADFVRDVLVERLAVRDVYIGKNFKFGADRGGDVELLTSMGNELGFEADYAPIVEHAGGVVSSTRVRQAVAEGRVEDAAGLLGRSVFIDGPVLEGKRLGRTLGFPTLNMEVENELMPDNGVYVTAVHIPSFDRTFTAVTNIGVRPTIYQNSSTTVESHLLDFTADVYREWVRLFFLRRLREEREFDSTPQLMAQIRLDVEAARRYFDDRPLRDLPLVLP, encoded by the coding sequence GTGGAAGTGCTCCGCGACCCCCTCGGAAACGACGACCCTCCAAGGGGAGGCGTCCTCAGCATCGGTAATTTCGATGGTGTCCATCTCGGTCACCAGACAATTCTTTCCTACGTCGCTGAACGCGCTCAGGCGCTGGGCGCGCCGGCCATGGCGATGACCTTTGACCCCCATCCGGTCAAGCTCCTCAGACCGGCAGATGCGCCACGCCTGCTCACGACTCTGGAGCAACGCCTGGCGCTGATTGCGCGCACCGGCATCGAAACGTGTCTCCTGCTGCCGTTTACCCATCGGGTCGCGAGAATGACTGCAGCCGATTTCGTCCGCGATGTCCTGGTGGAAAGGCTCGCGGTCCGGGACGTCTACATCGGAAAGAACTTCAAATTTGGCGCGGACCGCGGTGGGGATGTCGAACTGCTGACATCGATGGGCAACGAACTCGGCTTCGAAGCGGACTACGCGCCAATCGTCGAGCACGCAGGAGGCGTCGTGTCCTCGACCAGAGTTCGGCAAGCGGTTGCCGAAGGACGGGTCGAGGACGCTGCAGGCCTGCTCGGCCGATCGGTCTTCATCGACGGCCCGGTGCTGGAGGGCAAGCGTCTCGGGCGTACTCTCGGTTTTCCAACCCTCAATATGGAGGTAGAAAACGAGCTCATGCCCGACAATGGCGTCTACGTAACCGCGGTTCACATCCCGTCGTTTGACCGGACGTTTACAGCGGTCACCAACATCGGTGTTCGACCCACGATCTATCAGAATTCGTCGACCACGGTTGAAAGCCACCTGTTGGATTTCACGGCTGACGTCTACCGGGAATGGGTACGCCTGTTCTTCCTCCGGCGGTTGCGTGAGGAGCGAGAATTCGATTCCACTCCACAGCTGATGGCCCAAATACGCCTCGATGTCGAGGCCGCGCGAAGATACTTCGACGATCGTCCGCTGCGTGATCTCCCGCTGGTATTGCCGTGA
- a CDS encoding helix-turn-helix domain-containing protein → MTAMEGVPNHPRAFGEELRRLRNVAGLSLEDIAEETKISTHILGCLESGDFQYLPQKVFSRNFVLQIAAVIGADPDQLADAFEAAWDRFLLASGIHLMAEADETPVAQSVRWQFWLPVIIAIAILVIAAVAILRTSGPAIELAPESPVRSNPGSADPGVPVTPSLRPTATEVASETDRVVMMVQVQPDMECWIHYRDRDGVAGGRLISGGTTERIELMGPVKLTVGDADAVVIEVDGVEYKGLGRPGQVVHAEVSREGLVVLGPRARND, encoded by the coding sequence ATGACAGCAATGGAGGGGGTGCCCAATCATCCGAGGGCCTTTGGTGAAGAGCTGCGTCGATTGCGCAACGTCGCCGGGCTGAGCCTAGAGGACATCGCCGAGGAAACCAAGATCTCCACACATATCCTCGGATGCCTCGAGTCAGGCGACTTCCAGTATCTGCCGCAAAAAGTTTTCAGCCGCAACTTCGTGCTCCAGATCGCAGCGGTCATCGGGGCCGATCCGGATCAGTTGGCAGATGCGTTCGAGGCGGCGTGGGACCGATTTCTGCTTGCCTCTGGGATTCATTTGATGGCCGAGGCGGACGAAACACCGGTTGCCCAATCTGTCCGTTGGCAATTCTGGCTGCCTGTGATCATCGCGATCGCGATTCTGGTGATAGCGGCCGTGGCGATCTTGCGCACGTCCGGGCCGGCGATTGAGTTGGCACCCGAGAGCCCTGTCCGTTCCAACCCAGGATCCGCCGATCCGGGCGTTCCGGTCACGCCGTCGCTGCGCCCGACCGCAACCGAGGTGGCCAGCGAAACTGATCGAGTCGTCATGATGGTGCAGGTTCAGCCTGACATGGAGTGTTGGATTCACTATCGTGACCGAGACGGCGTCGCCGGGGGGAGGCTGATCAGTGGAGGTACAACCGAGCGCATCGAACTCATGGGACCGGTCAAGCTGACGGTGGGGGATGCCGACGCGGTCGTCATTGAGGTCGACGGTGTCGAGTACAAAGGGCTCGGTCGTCCTGGCCAGGTGGTCCACGCGGAGGTCAGCCGCGAAGGACTCGTAGTTCTCGGCCCGAGGGCACGAAATGACTGA
- a CDS encoding VanZ family protein: MSARHRGLVIVLNLIYAIVLLVLGILPSVGDVAPRIPDNVAHSIAYGVQAVLLTVLFMPAGGIWRGAFVAFAVALVYGGLVEGLQILQPQRTVELSDLMANSIGAAAGAASMIVAAHFFESDAKR; this comes from the coding sequence ATGTCGGCCCGGCACCGCGGCCTCGTGATCGTCCTGAATCTGATCTACGCAATCGTATTGCTCGTTCTCGGCATTCTGCCATCCGTCGGTGACGTCGCGCCCAGGATTCCCGACAACGTTGCCCATTCGATAGCCTACGGCGTACAAGCCGTTTTGCTCACCGTCCTGTTCATGCCAGCGGGCGGAATCTGGAGAGGTGCATTCGTCGCTTTCGCGGTGGCCCTTGTTTACGGAGGATTGGTTGAAGGTCTCCAGATTCTGCAGCCACAACGAACAGTAGAGCTGAGCGACCTGATGGCGAATTCGATCGGCGCGGCGGCCGGGGCAGCCTCTATGATAGTTGCAGCACACTTTTTCGAGAGCGATGCGAAACGATGA
- the cmk gene encoding (d)CMP kinase, producing the protein MTQSVADPRPSPPIIAIDGPAGAGKSTVARMLAQRLGVPYLDTGAMYRAVALMALREGLEPPLDEAAVARVVELMHSHLLEVEATDEGTAVLIDNQDVSGDIRTPECSLMASAVSALPEVRSALVPLQRELGQANGGVMEGRDIGTVVFPDADLKVFLTASAEERARRRHRDLKEKDPETSLEDVRIQQQRRDRQDTSRSESPLQVARGSVVVDTTDSSLDEVVERLLEEVAIILDGRSNQPA; encoded by the coding sequence TTGACTCAAAGCGTCGCCGATCCTCGACCTTCACCGCCTATCATTGCAATCGACGGCCCCGCCGGAGCCGGCAAGTCCACCGTCGCGCGGATGCTCGCGCAACGGTTGGGAGTTCCCTACCTCGACACAGGTGCCATGTACCGTGCGGTGGCGCTGATGGCTCTGAGGGAAGGTCTCGAGCCGCCGCTCGACGAGGCCGCTGTCGCGAGGGTGGTGGAGTTGATGCATTCTCACCTCCTGGAGGTCGAGGCCACGGATGAGGGCACCGCGGTTCTGATCGACAATCAGGACGTGAGTGGCGACATCCGGACTCCGGAGTGCTCCCTGATGGCCTCGGCCGTCTCGGCGCTGCCGGAAGTGAGGAGCGCATTGGTTCCACTGCAAAGGGAGCTCGGGCAGGCCAACGGTGGAGTCATGGAGGGGCGCGACATTGGAACCGTCGTCTTTCCCGATGCCGATCTGAAGGTCTTCCTCACCGCGAGCGCCGAGGAAAGGGCACGGCGTCGTCATCGAGACCTCAAAGAAAAAGACCCCGAGACGAGTCTTGAAGATGTCAGGATTCAGCAGCAGCGGCGCGACCGTCAAGACACATCACGTTCGGAATCTCCACTCCAAGTCGCACGAGGATCGGTCGTCGTTGACACGACGGATTCGAGCCTGGACGAGGTCGTGGAGAGGCTTCTGGAAGAGGTCGCGATTATTCTTGATGGGAGGTCGAACCAACCCGCTTGA
- the lpxB gene encoding lipid-A-disaccharide synthase produces the protein MNAPQVMIVAGEVSGDIHAGNMLAELRQMEPRLEAFGVGGERLRAAGLSLVASTEELAHMGLVEVVRELPRIRQVMNLLAKEARRRRPDVAVLIDSPDFNLRLAARLGSLGIAVVLYVSPQLWAWRQGRIGTVRKLAKEVLCILPFEVPFYESHGVPARYVGHPLVDEIDRVGLRNQLPATITGRLAMLPGSRAMEVRQLLPIMLRTLQRIDSSDIHEAVLVEAPGMGAEIDATLSRYGRPDSRLRRVQGEARRIELASSQMAWTASGTATLECTLLDVPMIVGYRLQPISFALAKLLVRVPNVALVNLIVGKTLVPELLQQEWCPERLESVSADMLSGSAAAQLSGLAEARRLLGGPGASRQAASAVAEYFY, from the coding sequence ATGAACGCGCCTCAGGTAATGATCGTAGCCGGCGAGGTGTCAGGCGACATCCACGCTGGCAACATGCTCGCCGAGCTTCGTCAGATGGAACCTCGACTCGAGGCATTCGGTGTCGGCGGCGAGCGGCTTCGCGCAGCCGGCCTGTCCCTCGTCGCCTCAACAGAAGAACTCGCGCACATGGGTCTGGTCGAGGTTGTGCGCGAGCTTCCGAGAATTCGTCAGGTGATGAACCTACTGGCTAAGGAGGCCCGCCGGCGTCGGCCGGACGTCGCCGTTCTCATCGACTCTCCCGACTTCAATCTCCGCCTCGCCGCGCGTCTCGGTTCGCTCGGTATTGCAGTGGTCCTCTATGTGTCTCCCCAGTTGTGGGCGTGGCGCCAGGGACGAATAGGCACGGTTCGAAAACTGGCCAAGGAAGTGTTGTGCATTCTCCCGTTCGAGGTTCCCTTTTACGAATCCCACGGTGTCCCGGCGCGCTATGTGGGACACCCGCTGGTTGATGAGATCGATCGGGTCGGACTACGCAATCAACTGCCGGCCACCATCACGGGCCGACTGGCCATGCTTCCGGGTTCGAGGGCGATGGAGGTGCGGCAGCTCCTGCCCATTATGTTGAGAACTCTGCAGAGGATCGATTCGTCCGATATCCACGAAGCCGTCCTCGTCGAGGCGCCCGGGATGGGAGCCGAGATTGACGCCACCCTCTCTCGATATGGACGGCCTGACAGCAGGCTTCGAAGAGTGCAAGGGGAAGCCCGACGAATCGAGCTCGCCTCGAGCCAGATGGCGTGGACTGCGAGCGGCACCGCGACCCTGGAGTGCACACTCCTCGATGTGCCGATGATTGTCGGATACCGGTTACAGCCAATCTCCTTCGCTCTGGCCAAGCTTTTGGTCCGGGTACCGAACGTCGCTTTGGTGAATCTCATTGTTGGCAAAACCCTGGTTCCGGAACTTCTCCAACAGGAATGGTGCCCTGAAAGACTGGAATCCGTTTCCGCAGATATGCTCAGCGGCAGTGCGGCGGCTCAACTTTCTGGCTTGGCGGAAGCCAGGAGACTTCTCGGAGGACCAGGCGCTTCGCGGCAGGCTGCTTCGGCCGTAGCCGAGTACTTCTACTGA
- a CDS encoding integration host factor subunit beta, with protein MTKRKRPEGRGSELRRSKEHGEMTMTKADLVETVAGAADVPRKQADEVVQVILESIITALRRNEKVELRGFGSFRIRQRGERTGRNPKTGEQVHVPPKKIPYFKPGKHLREELLQQ; from the coding sequence ATGACGAAGAGAAAAAGGCCTGAGGGCAGAGGATCTGAACTGCGGAGAAGTAAGGAGCACGGCGAAATGACGATGACCAAGGCTGATCTGGTGGAGACGGTTGCGGGTGCTGCCGACGTCCCTCGGAAGCAGGCGGACGAGGTCGTACAGGTGATTCTGGAGAGCATCATCACTGCGTTGCGGCGGAACGAAAAGGTGGAGCTGCGAGGTTTCGGGTCATTTCGGATCCGACAACGCGGTGAGCGAACCGGCCGCAATCCGAAAACCGGTGAGCAGGTCCACGTGCCGCCGAAGAAAATTCCCTACTTCAAGCCAGGAAAGCACCTCAGGGAAGAGTTGCTGCAGCAGTGA
- a CDS encoding PrsW family intramembrane metalloprotease produces MVLVLLVALAVSAAILLVVVALVWWVDRYDREPIHLVAMVFLWGASAAPLTAIFAYPIFVRVLHTIEAPGDLGLIGIGLVTPFLEEITKAAGVLLVVVFSNKFDNPTDGVVYGTASGLGFAVTENVVYGIGGGAGAETSLGILILVGGRTLLSAGVHAICSATFGGFIGYATLCGRRLSKAAWILGGLILATAIHGAWNMSLVRFGPVGEGGGPKPWLAALGVLYLAYPIALALFLSSEHRILKRELAIEVELETVPGWVLDVIPYYRKRVRGNWWPSRNERTVISRLLTRMAFRKHALRRLPPGDAAIASLEVVRLRQRLREIFDPEEPEAT; encoded by the coding sequence ATGGTTCTGGTACTTTTGGTGGCACTTGCGGTGTCTGCCGCAATCCTCCTAGTCGTGGTCGCACTTGTGTGGTGGGTTGACAGATACGACCGGGAGCCCATTCACCTGGTGGCGATGGTCTTTTTGTGGGGGGCGTCAGCGGCTCCGCTCACTGCCATTTTTGCGTACCCAATTTTCGTCCGTGTGTTGCACACAATCGAGGCCCCGGGAGATTTGGGGCTCATCGGAATCGGCCTGGTTACGCCGTTCCTTGAAGAGATAACCAAGGCTGCTGGGGTGCTGCTCGTGGTCGTGTTTTCGAACAAGTTCGACAATCCCACCGATGGTGTGGTTTACGGCACCGCCTCCGGGCTCGGCTTTGCGGTCACCGAAAACGTGGTTTACGGCATCGGTGGCGGGGCCGGCGCCGAAACCTCGCTCGGGATTCTCATTCTTGTTGGTGGGCGAACCCTGCTCTCAGCCGGCGTCCATGCGATCTGCAGCGCGACCTTCGGAGGGTTCATCGGTTACGCAACGCTCTGCGGACGTCGACTCTCCAAAGCTGCCTGGATTCTCGGTGGACTCATCTTGGCGACGGCAATCCACGGTGCCTGGAACATGTCCCTAGTCCGGTTTGGACCGGTGGGGGAGGGGGGGGGTCCGAAACCCTGGCTGGCCGCACTTGGAGTACTTTATCTCGCTTATCCAATCGCGCTTGCGCTTTTTCTCAGCTCCGAACACCGAATTCTCAAGCGCGAGCTTGCGATCGAGGTGGAACTGGAAACAGTGCCGGGGTGGGTGCTCGACGTCATTCCCTACTATCGCAAACGTGTTCGAGGGAATTGGTGGCCGTCGAGGAATGAGCGCACGGTGATTTCACGCCTGCTGACACGCATGGCCTTTCGCAAACACGCGCTTCGCCGGCTACCCCCAGGTGACGCCGCAATCGCCTCTCTCGAGGTGGTTCGCTTGCGTCAGCGATTGAGGGAAATTTTCGATCCCGAAGAGCCCGAAGCAACATAG
- the rimO gene encoding 30S ribosomal protein S12 methylthiotransferase RimO: MTLKGSSNPAPSRNPRVRVGMISLGCAKNLVDGETMLGHLARDGIELTSDATRADVVIVNTCGFIDDAKRESIDSILEVADAKGGGSVRQLIVTGCMAQAYARELKEEIPEIDAFVGLDELERITEAVRGELGSHVPDQRGAVRVYDHRNTRIVSTGSYAYLKVAEGCDNPCSFCHIPAMRGSFRSRPIPDLLAEARALESQGVRELVLIAQDTTRYGEDLGLRNGLRSLIESLLTATSLPWIRFLYAYPATLDEGLFDLMAREERFIPYLDIPLQHASRTVLKKMKRGGDARTYRALIDRARSRVPDLTLRSTFIVGFPGEGDGEFAELLDFVREVRFDHLGAFTYSWQAENPGADLGDPVTAEEKERRHDLLLETQQEIALEINNDLVGRHLPALVSGALPEMELLLEARLQRQAPEIDGRLLINDGTAAPGSLVEVEVTEAHPYDIVGRIARVLMPGEAPAVRLPVMG, encoded by the coding sequence ATGACATTGAAAGGAAGCAGCAATCCGGCGCCATCGAGAAATCCCCGCGTACGAGTGGGAATGATCAGTCTCGGATGTGCCAAAAACCTCGTCGACGGTGAGACGATGCTCGGTCATCTCGCACGTGACGGGATAGAGTTGACCTCTGACGCCACTCGCGCGGATGTAGTGATCGTCAATACGTGCGGTTTCATCGATGACGCCAAACGTGAATCCATCGACTCGATTCTCGAAGTCGCCGACGCGAAAGGTGGGGGGAGCGTTCGGCAGCTCATCGTCACAGGTTGTATGGCCCAGGCCTACGCTCGCGAGTTGAAGGAAGAGATTCCGGAGATCGACGCCTTCGTGGGCCTCGACGAACTGGAACGGATCACCGAGGCGGTCCGAGGTGAGCTTGGGTCTCACGTGCCCGATCAACGAGGCGCAGTGAGGGTTTACGACCATCGCAATACGCGAATCGTGTCAACCGGGTCGTACGCCTACCTCAAGGTGGCAGAGGGCTGCGACAACCCCTGCTCTTTCTGCCACATTCCCGCGATGCGGGGCAGCTTCAGATCGCGCCCTATCCCAGATCTGCTGGCTGAGGCGCGCGCACTGGAATCGCAAGGCGTCAGGGAATTGGTACTGATCGCCCAGGACACCACTCGATACGGAGAGGACCTCGGATTGCGAAACGGATTGCGATCACTGATCGAATCGCTGCTCACGGCAACCAGCCTACCCTGGATCCGTTTCCTCTACGCGTATCCTGCGACTCTCGACGAGGGACTCTTCGACCTGATGGCAAGGGAGGAACGGTTCATTCCCTATCTCGACATCCCGTTGCAGCATGCCAGCCGTACCGTACTCAAGAAGATGAAGCGTGGCGGGGACGCCAGGACCTACCGCGCACTCATCGACAGGGCCCGCTCGAGAGTTCCCGATTTGACGCTGCGCTCGACCTTCATCGTCGGTTTCCCGGGTGAGGGCGATGGCGAGTTTGCAGAGCTCCTCGATTTCGTTCGCGAGGTCCGTTTCGACCATCTCGGAGCGTTCACCTACTCGTGGCAGGCAGAGAACCCGGGGGCGGATCTTGGCGATCCCGTAACTGCCGAAGAAAAAGAACGGCGGCATGACCTCCTGCTCGAGACGCAACAGGAAATTGCCCTTGAGATCAACAACGACCTCGTCGGAAGGCATCTACCGGCTCTGGTATCGGGAGCGTTGCCTGAAATGGAGTTGTTGCTCGAAGCCCGGTTACAGCGACAGGCACCGGAGATCGATGGGCGGTTGTTGATAAATGACGGCACGGCGGCTCCGGGATCGCTGGTCGAGGTCGAGGTCACCGAAGCCCACCCTTACGATATCGTTGGGCGAATTGCACGGGTGCTGATGCCAGGCGAAGCACCGGCGGTGCGCCTCCCAGTGATGGGCTGA
- the rpsA gene encoding 30S ribosomal protein S1 translates to MDAETNGQDQQENGSDELSMEQLMESSLQSLKEGEVIRGTVVAVDSEEVLVDIGYKCEGSVSAAEFTDPETGEVQIKVNDEVEVFVERLDESEGRVRLSRDRATKLKTWRAIEEAYKSGAPVKGPVLDRVKGGLSVDIGVRAFLPGSLVDLLPNRRLEDYLGQEIEARIISFDRRRSNVVLSRKAILEEEQGKIKEKTMETLEEGGLVSGVVKNLTDYGVFIDLGGLDGLLHITDISWGRVGHPTEYFKVGDEVDVVVLRFDRDRERVSLGYKQRFEDPWVLVPEKYPVGKRVEGKVVSIVDYGAFVVLEEGVEGLIHVSEMSWTKKVKNPRSILEIGQEVEVVVSEVDSEKRRLSLSLRATEPNPWEQVAETYSVSAKVTGTVRNLTDFGAFVEIVPGVDGLVHISDMSWTRRINHPSEVVQKGDEVEAVITSIDSYNQRISLSMKELLPNEWEEYANTHGVGDVVTGAITNVTDFGIFVELAPGVEGLCHISEIDRDEGLALAEMYAGGQPVRCRILRIDWHESRIGLSMHGIDQDDVEADAATEAGETTGAETAMAAALRAGGLVEEEAEPADEVVELAADPPASEEEPVAANSEVTDEAADSTEASNVEEQQASAEESEENVPDSEETASVEVEEEAGNNEETAAGADAEEAPATETVDEGDSEETAEEPTDSGSDDEEKKA, encoded by the coding sequence ATGGACGCGGAAACAAACGGACAAGATCAACAGGAGAACGGATCAGACGAGCTGTCGATGGAACAGCTCATGGAGTCTTCCCTCCAATCTCTCAAAGAAGGCGAGGTCATTCGGGGCACGGTCGTTGCGGTCGACAGCGAGGAAGTCCTGGTTGACATCGGTTACAAATGTGAGGGCAGTGTATCGGCCGCGGAGTTTACGGATCCTGAGACTGGCGAGGTCCAGATCAAGGTCAACGACGAGGTCGAGGTGTTCGTCGAACGGCTCGATGAATCGGAGGGACGCGTTCGTCTCTCGCGCGATCGCGCAACCAAGCTCAAGACGTGGCGAGCGATTGAAGAAGCCTACAAGTCAGGAGCTCCGGTCAAGGGACCCGTCCTGGATCGAGTCAAGGGCGGGCTGTCGGTCGATATCGGCGTTCGCGCCTTTCTGCCCGGCTCCCTGGTGGATCTGCTGCCGAATCGCCGACTGGAGGACTATCTCGGTCAAGAGATCGAGGCCCGCATCATCTCCTTTGATCGCCGGCGGTCGAATGTGGTCTTGTCTCGCAAGGCGATTCTCGAAGAGGAGCAGGGCAAGATCAAGGAGAAGACCATGGAAACCCTCGAAGAGGGTGGACTGGTCAGCGGCGTGGTCAAGAATCTCACTGACTACGGGGTGTTCATCGACCTCGGCGGTCTCGACGGGCTTCTCCATATCACGGATATTTCCTGGGGTCGGGTCGGACATCCGACCGAGTACTTCAAGGTCGGCGACGAGGTCGATGTTGTGGTGCTGCGATTCGACCGTGATCGCGAAAGAGTCTCCCTCGGATACAAACAGCGTTTCGAGGACCCCTGGGTACTGGTGCCTGAAAAGTACCCGGTCGGTAAACGCGTCGAGGGCAAGGTTGTCAGTATCGTCGATTACGGTGCTTTCGTTGTATTGGAGGAAGGCGTCGAGGGTTTGATCCACGTCAGCGAGATGTCGTGGACGAAGAAGGTCAAGAACCCGCGTTCGATTCTCGAGATCGGTCAAGAGGTCGAAGTCGTTGTTTCAGAGGTCGATTCCGAAAAGCGACGCCTTTCCCTCTCACTTCGCGCGACCGAACCCAACCCGTGGGAACAGGTCGCCGAGACCTACAGCGTCAGCGCGAAGGTCACGGGTACAGTGCGAAACCTCACCGACTTCGGTGCGTTTGTCGAGATTGTGCCCGGTGTTGATGGCCTCGTTCATATATCGGATATGTCCTGGACGCGACGAATCAACCACCCGAGCGAGGTGGTGCAGAAGGGCGACGAGGTCGAGGCGGTCATCACATCGATCGATTCATATAATCAGCGGATTTCCCTGTCGATGAAGGAGCTGCTTCCGAACGAATGGGAGGAGTACGCGAACACGCATGGTGTCGGCGATGTGGTGACGGGTGCGATCACGAATGTCACCGATTTTGGGATCTTCGTTGAGCTGGCGCCTGGCGTGGAGGGACTGTGCCACATATCCGAGATCGACCGCGATGAGGGGTTGGCGCTGGCCGAAATGTATGCGGGCGGGCAGCCGGTGCGCTGCAGGATTCTCAGGATCGACTGGCATGAGAGCCGGATCGGACTGTCGATGCATGGCATCGATCAAGATGACGTTGAGGCAGACGCCGCAACCGAGGCAGGCGAGACCACCGGCGCGGAGACTGCGATGGCAGCGGCGCTTCGCGCAGGAGGGCTGGTCGAAGAGGAAGCCGAGCCGGCGGATGAGGTGGTTGAACTCGCGGCCGATCCCCCCGCGTCGGAAGAAGAGCCGGTTGCGGCGAATTCAGAGGTGACCGATGAGGCCGCCGATTCGACTGAAGCCTCGAATGTAGAAGAGCAACAGGCCTCGGCCGAAGAGTCAGAGGAAAATGTGCCTGACTCGGAAGAAACGGCTTCTGTCGAGGTCGAGGAGGAGGCTGGAAATAACGAAGAGACTGCGGCCGGCGCTGATGCCGAAGAAGCGCCGGCGACCGAGACGGTAGACGAGGGGGACTCCGAGGAAACAGCCGAAGAGCCGACCGATTCCGGAAGTGATGACGAAGAGAAAAAGGCCTGA
- a CDS encoding HIT domain-containing protein gives MVEILFAPWRLEYVSKADDRDRSECIFCDAFASRDDRQTLTLSRNSKSFALLNRYPYTSGHAMVAPIHHCSELFDVDGETLTEMMRTAQDLMAAQRQIYKPHGFNVGFNVGEAAGAGIEEHLHLHIVPRWRGDSNMMTVVGGTRVIPEDLSRTFERMKEELEDGGSQP, from the coding sequence GTGGTCGAGATTCTCTTCGCCCCATGGCGGCTCGAGTACGTGTCGAAGGCCGATGATCGTGACCGCAGTGAGTGCATTTTTTGCGATGCCTTCGCTTCGCGCGATGACCGGCAAACCCTGACTCTTTCCCGCAATTCTAAATCCTTCGCTCTACTGAACCGCTACCCGTACACATCCGGGCACGCGATGGTGGCGCCGATCCACCATTGCAGCGAGCTTTTCGACGTCGACGGGGAGACCTTGACGGAAATGATGCGAACCGCGCAGGACCTCATGGCCGCACAGCGCCAGATTTACAAACCCCATGGCTTTAACGTCGGCTTCAATGTCGGAGAGGCCGCCGGAGCCGGGATCGAAGAGCACCTCCATTTGCATATAGTCCCCAGATGGCGTGGGGACAGCAACATGATGACCGTGGTCGGCGGAACGCGGGTCATTCCGGAGGATCTCAGCCGGACCTTTGAACGGATGAAGGAAGAGCTGGAGGACGGAGGCTCGCAGCCATGA